The Streptomyces tendae DNA segment CCCGCCGCAACCGCGCCCGCCGCAAGGCCCGCGAGGCGGCACTGGTCCGCGACGCGGTGAAGGCGGCACTGGGCTGAGCTCGCGTCGCTGCGGCGCCGGTTCTGTCCGGTGGGGGTTGGGGCTGTGTGTCTGCGGCGCCGGTTCTGACCGGTGGGGGTTGGGGCTGTGTGTCTGCGGCGACGGTTCTGACCGGTGGGGGTGAGGTCGTGTGCCTGCGGCGCAGGGTTGCGCTTCGGTGGGGGCGGGCGTAGCGCCTACGGGCGGTGGGTGGTGCGGGGCCGCGGTGGGGGCGGTCGTCCTCGGTCTGGCGCGAGGAAGCCCGCCTACTGGGCGCGGACGCGCCAGCCGCTGCGGGCGCCCACCCCCACCCCGTCCCCTCCCCGCCGCGCGCGGCACGACCAACAGCGGTGGCGGACGCCGCTCCTGCCAACCGTAGACGCGCGGCCGGGCGGCGGGGCACGCCCCCGCCAGCTGCGGGCAGTCGTGCCGCTGGGGCGGCACGGGTGGGCGCGGCGGCACCCCGTAGCGCCGGGTTGCGCAGACTCCCCCCGGCCCACACCCGCGCCGGCGTCGCGGTGCGGAGCCCCGGCCCACACCCGCGTCGGCGGGCCGTTGCGTACGGGTGGGCGCGGCGGCACCCCGTAGCGCCGGGTTGCGCAGACTCCCCCCGGCCCACACCCGCGTCGGCGGGCCGTTGCGTACCGCGAGTCGGCTCAGGGTGCGGTGCGAGGCCGTGGGGACAGTCCCGCGGCCGTGTAGCACGCGTCGATCAGCCGCATCGTCGCCACCGCGTCGTCCGCGTCGAGGGGCAGGGACGCCTCCCGACGTACCCGGGCGGCGAACGCCTCCAACTGGTAGGCGTACGACGAGCGGGTGCCCAGGTGCTCCGTGCGCTCGCCCTCGGCGGTGCGGATCACGACCCGGTCGTCCAGCTGCGGCAGCACGAAGTTCGGGGCGGTCGCCTCGCCCCGGCTGCCGACGATCCGCAGGCTCATCTCCAGGCGGTCGTACGCCATGTGGCAGCGGGCCGTGCCGGTGGCGCCCCCCGGGAACAACAGGTCGGCGTCCAGCCACTCGTCCACGCCCGGCGCGCCCGTCCGCTCCCCGGCCCGTGCCGCGACCGGGCGCGGCGCGCCACCCGCGTACGGGGCGAGCACGCGCAGCGCGTGCAGGCCGTAGCAGCCGAGGTCCATCAGGGCACCCCCGGCCAGCGGCAGCGACCAGCGCGGGTCGTCCGCCTCCGGGGCGGGGATGGCCACCAACGCCTCGGCGTGCCGCAGTTCGCCCAGTTCACCGGAGGCCAGCAGCTCGTGCAGCCGCCGGGTCACCGGGTGGAACAGGTAGTGGAAGGCCTCCATGAACACGGTGCCGGACGCCCTCGCCGCCTCCCGCACCTCCTCGGCCTCCGCGGCGTTGCTCGCCGACGGCTTCTCCGTCAGCACATGCTTGCCGGCCGCCAGCGCCGCCAGGTTCCACGGTCCGTGCAGCCCGTTGGCGAGCGGGTTGTAGACCACCTCGACCTCGGGGTCGGCGAGCAGTTCGGCGTACGAGCCGAGGGTCCGCTCCACACCGTGCGCGGCGGCGAAGACCTCGGCACGGGAGCGGTCGCGGGCGGCCACCGCGACCAGACGGTGGCCGCCGGCCCGGGCCGGGGCGACGAGGGCGCGCTCGGTGATCCGTGCGGCCCCCAGGATGCCGATGCGCAGTGGAGCGCACTCGCTCATGCCTGCCGTACCTCCTCGAGGGTGACGGGACGGTGCTCGTGCAGCGACAGTGTGCACGCCTCGGCGATCCAGCCCGCCTCCAGCGCGTCCGCGATGGTGCACGGCGACGTGCGCGACCCGGCCACCACCTCGGTGAACGCGGTGAGTTCGGCGCGGTAGGCGTCGGTGAAGCGGTCCATGAAGAAGTCGTGCGGCACACCCGCCGGGAACGTCACGCCCGGCTCGACGGAGCGCAGCGGCAGCTTGTCCTCGAGGCCCACCGCGATGGAGTCGGCGAAGCCGTGGATCTCCATGCGGACGTCGTAACCCCGGCCGTTGTGGCGGCTGTTGGAGACCACGGCGATGGTGCCGTCGTCCAGGGTGAGCACGGCGCCGGTGGTGTCTGCGTCACCCGCCTCCTTGATGAAGTCGGCGCCCCGGTTGCCGCCGACCGCGTACACCTCGGTCACCTCGCGGCCGGTCACCCAGCGGATGATGTCGAAGTCGTGCACCGAGCAGTCCCGGAAGATGCCCCCGGACGCGGCGATGTACGCGGCGGGCGGCGGGGCCGGGTCCAGGGTCGTCGAGCGTACGGTGTGCAGCGTGCCCAGCTCGCCCGCCCGGACGGCGGCGTGGGCGGCGACGAAGCCGGCGTCGAAACGGCGGTTGTAGCCGATCTGCACGGGCACGTCCCGGCCCGCGACGGCCTTCAGCACCTCGACGCCCTCGGTCATGGTGCGGGCGACGGGCTTCTCGCAGAAGACGGGGACACCCGCCTCGACGCAGGCCGTGATCAGATGCGGGTGGGCGTCGGTCGCGGCGGCCACGACCACGCCGTCCACCCCGGCCGCCAGCAGGGCCTCGGGGGAGTCCGCGACCTGCGCGCCGAAGCGCTCCGCGGCGGCCTTCGCGGCGTCCGCGAACGGGTCGGAGACGACGAGGGACTCGACGGCGTCGAGCCCGGACAGGGTCTCGGCGTGGAAGGCGCCGATGCGGCCGAGGCCGAGGATTCCGATGCGCATGGGGCGGTGCTCCTTCGGTGCGGGTGGTGCTGGGGGTACTGCCGGTGCGGTCGGGCGCGGGGGGACGGTCAGTCGAGGCCGCCGAGGACGTTCTGGTCCCAGTCGATCACGGACCCGGTGACCACCCCGGACCGCTCGGAGAGCAGCAGGACCACGAAGTCGGCGATCTCGTCCGGCCGGCCGAGCTTCCCCATCGGCAGCCGCGCCGCGGCCCGCTCCCGCCAGTCGTCGCCGGCGCCGTGGAAGGTGCGCTGGGTGGCGTCCTCGCCCTCCGTCGCGGTCCAGCCGATGTTCAGGCCGTTGATCCGGATCCGGTCCCACCGGTGCGCGTGCGCCGCGTTGCGGGTCAGGCCCATCAGCCCCGCCTTCGCGGCGACGTACGGCGCGAGGAACGGCTGCCCGCCGTGCGCCGAGGAGGTGATGACGTTGACGATCGTGCCGGGCTCGGCGCGCCGCACCATGTCGGCGACCGCCGCCTGCATGGCGAAGAACGGCGCCTTGAGGTTGATCGCGATGTGCTGGTCGAACAGCTCGGGCGTGGTGTCCAGGAGCGTCCCGCGTGAGGTCAGTCCGGCGGAGTTGACCAGACAGTCGATTCGGCCGTACGCCTGGACGACCTGGGCGACCGATTCCCTGGCCTGCTCCGCGTCGGCCAGGTCGGCCCGTACGAACATGGCCTTGCCGCCCTGCCCGGCCAGTTCGGCGACCAGCGCCTCACCCGGCTCCGGGCGGCGGCCGCTGACCGCCACGACCGCGCCCTCGCGCACCGCGGCCCGTGCGACGGCGGCACCCACACCCTGGCTGCCGCCGTTGACGAGGACGACCTTGTCGTCGAGAAGTCCCATGATGTCCTTCCGGGTTCTTCGGTGTCGGGGTTCAGCTCGCGCGGCGTGCGGCGGCGGCCCGCAGCTCGTCGCGCAGGGCCCGGGGGGTCCGGCCCTCGCGCAGCGCCCGGCGCACCACGTCGGCCTGCGAGGGCGGCGCGAGACCGTCGACCGGCGGGTCGTTGTCCAGGTTGGTGGGGAACGGGTAGCCCTCGGCGCTCGCCGCGATCACGTTCTCCAGCCACTGCTCGGAGGCACCCTCGGCCTTGCGGGCCAGCAGCACCGGGTAGACGGCGCCCACCACGGCCTCCCGGTCCACGGTCTCCATGGCCCGCCCGAACGCGGAGGACACCTGGAGCAGGTTGGCCGCGCGCCGGATGTCCGCCGAGTGGTTGGCGCCGGCGGCGTGGAACAGGGCCGGGTTGAAGAACACCGCGTCGCCCTTGGCCAGCGGCAGCTGGACGTGGTGCTCCTCGAAGTACGCCCGGAACTCGGGCCGCCGCCAGGCCAGGTAGCCGGGCTCGTACTTCTGCGAGTGCGGCAGGTACAGCGTCGGCCCGGACTCGACGGGCATGTCGCAGTGGGCGACGGCTCCCTGGAGGGTGAGCACGGGGGAGAGGCGGTGCACGTGCGCCGGGTAGGCGGCGGCGGTCTCGTCGGAGAGGAAGCCGAGGTGGTAGTCGCGGTGCACGGTCTGCGCCGCGCCGCCCGGGTTGACGACGTTGACCTGCGAGGTGACCTGGTAGCCGGGGCCCAGCCAGGCCGTGGACACCAGGGCGATCATGTCGTTGGCGTAGTAGTCGGCGAACGCCTCCGGGTCGTGCAGGGCCGCCTTCTCCAGGGCGTTCCACACCCGGTCGTTGGCGCCCGGCTTGGCGAAGTGGTCGCCGGCGGTGGCGCCGGAGGCACGCTGCTGCGCGATCAGGGCGTCGAACACGGCGGTGGTCCGGTCCACCACCGAGGTGTCGGAGAAGGCGCCGCGGATCACCACGATGCCGGGGCCGTCGGTGAGGGCGCGCACCAGTTCCGCCTGCGCGGAGCGGCGGTCGGCGAGCGCGAGCCGCTCGGCGTCGTAGAGCAGCACGTTCCGGTCGACGGCGGAGGCCAGCCCGTAGCCGGCGGCGTCGGTCGCCTGCTCGACCAGGGCGCGGAAGGCGTCCAGATCGCAGTCCCGCCGCGACAGCCAGGCGGCCGGCGCGGGGTTCTGCACGGAAGACGATGCGGACATGGAGTCGTCCCTTCGGGTCACGGAGCGACGCGGGTGATGTCATTCTTGTCAGAGCAAACCCCTCGCACCACCATCAGGAAGCCATCAAAAACCCCTCAGGAGCAACCGCATGGGCCACCCGTTCCCCATCCGGGAAATCGCACGTCAGGCCGGACTGAGCGAGGCCACGGTGGACCGGGTCCTCAACGGCCGCGGCGGGGTGCGGGAGAGCACCGCGCGCGAGGTGCACCGGGCCGTCGCCGACCTGGACCGGCAGCGCACCCAGGTCCGCCTGGTCGGCCGGACGTTCATGGTGGACATCGTCATGCAGTCGCCGGAGCGCTTCTCCACGGCCGTACGGGCCGCCCTGGAGGCCGAACTGCCCTCCCTGCACCCGGCGGTGGTGCGTTCCCGCTTCCACTTCCGGGAGACCGGACCGGCGGAGGAACTGGTCGCCGTCCTCGACCGGATCGCCCGCCGCGGCTCACAGGGCGTGCTCCTCAAGGCACCCGACGTCCCCGAGGTCACCGCCGCCGTCGGCCGGCTCGCGGCCGCCGGCGTCCCGGTCGTCACCCTGGTGACGGACCTGCCGGTCAGCGCCCGCGTCGGCCACGTCGGCAGCGACAACCGCGCGGCGGGCGCCACCGCCGCCTACCTCATGGGGCAGTGGCTCGGCGACCGGCCCGGCAACGTCCTCACCAGCCTCTCCAGCGGCTTCTTCCGCAACGAGGAGGAGCGCGAGATGGGATTCCGCAGCACCATGCGCGCCCGGCATCCGGAGCGCACCCTCGTCGAGATCGCCGAGGGCCAGGGCCTGGACGCCACCCAGTACGACCTGGTCCGCGCCGCCCTGGAACGCGACCCGGAGATCCGCGCCGTGTACTCGATCGGCGGCGGCAACATCGCCACCCTGCGCGCCTTCCAGGACGCCGGCCGCGAGTGCGCCGTCTTCATCGCCCACGACCTCGACCACGACAACACCCGGCTGCTGCGCGAGCACCGGCTGTCCGCCGTCCTCCACCACGACCTGCGCCACGACCTGCGCGAGGCATGCCACCTGGTGATGCGCGCCCACGGCGCGCTGCCTCCCGCCGGACCGATCCTGCCGTCCGCGATCCAGGTGGTGACCCCCTACAACATGCCGGCCCCCGCCGTGGGCGGGTGACCCGCCTGGCGTGTATCCCTGACCCCCGGTCGCACCGTGCCTACCGTCGTGCGCATGAGGAAACCGACCACGGAAGGAGGGCCCGACCGGCTGGTGGCGCTCTCCGACGGCGTCTTCGCCATCGCCATCACCCTGCTGGTCCTCGACATCTCCGTGCCGCAGGACCTGGACCCGGCACAGTTCCACCAGGCGCTCGCCGACACCCTGCCCAACCTGGGCGCCTACGCCGTCAGCCTGGCGGTGCTGGGCGGCTTCTGGCGCGACCACCGGGCGATCTTCCGCCCGGTGCGGCAGGTCGACCCCG contains these protein-coding regions:
- a CDS encoding Gfo/Idh/MocA family protein, with product MRIGILGLGRIGAFHAETLSGLDAVESLVVSDPFADAAKAAAERFGAQVADSPEALLAAGVDGVVVAAATDAHPHLITACVEAGVPVFCEKPVARTMTEGVEVLKAVAGRDVPVQIGYNRRFDAGFVAAHAAVRAGELGTLHTVRSTTLDPAPPPAAYIAASGGIFRDCSVHDFDIIRWVTGREVTEVYAVGGNRGADFIKEAGDADTTGAVLTLDDGTIAVVSNSRHNGRGYDVRMEIHGFADSIAVGLEDKLPLRSVEPGVTFPAGVPHDFFMDRFTDAYRAELTAFTEVVAGSRTSPCTIADALEAGWIAEACTLSLHEHRPVTLEEVRQA
- a CDS encoding phytanoyl-CoA dioxygenase family protein, with amino-acid sequence MSASSSVQNPAPAAWLSRRDCDLDAFRALVEQATDAAGYGLASAVDRNVLLYDAERLALADRRSAQAELVRALTDGPGIVVIRGAFSDTSVVDRTTAVFDALIAQQRASGATAGDHFAKPGANDRVWNALEKAALHDPEAFADYYANDMIALVSTAWLGPGYQVTSQVNVVNPGGAAQTVHRDYHLGFLSDETAAAYPAHVHRLSPVLTLQGAVAHCDMPVESGPTLYLPHSQKYEPGYLAWRRPEFRAYFEEHHVQLPLAKGDAVFFNPALFHAAGANHSADIRRAANLLQVSSAFGRAMETVDREAVVGAVYPVLLARKAEGASEQWLENVIAASAEGYPFPTNLDNDPPVDGLAPPSQADVVRRALREGRTPRALRDELRAAAARRAS
- a CDS encoding Gfo/Idh/MocA family protein translates to MSECAPLRIGILGAARITERALVAPARAGGHRLVAVAARDRSRAEVFAAAHGVERTLGSYAELLADPEVEVVYNPLANGLHGPWNLAALAAGKHVLTEKPSASNAAEAEEVREAARASGTVFMEAFHYLFHPVTRRLHELLASGELGELRHAEALVAIPAPEADDPRWSLPLAGGALMDLGCYGLHALRVLAPYAGGAPRPVAARAGERTGAPGVDEWLDADLLFPGGATGTARCHMAYDRLEMSLRIVGSRGEATAPNFVLPQLDDRVVIRTAEGERTEHLGTRSSYAYQLEAFAARVRREASLPLDADDAVATMRLIDACYTAAGLSPRPRTAP
- a CDS encoding SDR family oxidoreductase; protein product: MGLLDDKVVLVNGGSQGVGAAVARAAVREGAVVAVSGRRPEPGEALVAELAGQGGKAMFVRADLADAEQARESVAQVVQAYGRIDCLVNSAGLTSRGTLLDTTPELFDQHIAINLKAPFFAMQAAVADMVRRAEPGTIVNVITSSAHGGQPFLAPYVAAKAGLMGLTRNAAHAHRWDRIRINGLNIGWTATEGEDATQRTFHGAGDDWRERAAARLPMGKLGRPDEIADFVVLLLSERSGVVTGSVIDWDQNVLGGLD
- a CDS encoding LacI family DNA-binding transcriptional regulator yields the protein MGHPFPIREIARQAGLSEATVDRVLNGRGGVRESTAREVHRAVADLDRQRTQVRLVGRTFMVDIVMQSPERFSTAVRAALEAELPSLHPAVVRSRFHFRETGPAEELVAVLDRIARRGSQGVLLKAPDVPEVTAAVGRLAAAGVPVVTLVTDLPVSARVGHVGSDNRAAGATAAYLMGQWLGDRPGNVLTSLSSGFFRNEEEREMGFRSTMRARHPERTLVEIAEGQGLDATQYDLVRAALERDPEIRAVYSIGGGNIATLRAFQDAGRECAVFIAHDLDHDNTRLLREHRLSAVLHHDLRHDLREACHLVMRAHGALPPAGPILPSAIQVVTPYNMPAPAVGG